From one Anopheles bellator chromosome 1, idAnoBellAS_SP24_06.2, whole genome shotgun sequence genomic stretch:
- the LOC131205911 gene encoding troponin C, isoallergen Bla g 6.0101-like, whose amino-acid sequence MNKAELSKDQMRVLKEAFVAFDIEKKGSISLEVVGTILELLGYALSEEELKEVIEEYDVDESGLIEFEEFIELASNYVEPDEDYDVLREELREVFMMYDKDGKGYIPVDAFKGILRELDGAVPETELDDIIDEIDADGSGTVDFEEFMEVMTGE is encoded by the exons ATGAACAAGGCCGAGTTAAGCAAGGATCAGATGAGGG TGCTGAAGGAAGCGTTCGTTGCATTCGACATTGAGAAGAAGGGCAGTATCTCGCTGGAAGTGGTCGGCACGATTCTGGAACTATTAGGATACGCCCTCTCAGAGGAAGAACTCAAAGAGGTCATTGAGGAGTACGATGTTGATGAGTCCGGGTTGATAGAGTTTGAAGAGTTCATCGAATTAGCATCGAACTACGTGGAACCCGATGAAGACTATGACGTGCTACGAGAGGAGCTTCGTGAGGTTTTCATGATGTACGACAAAGATG GCAAAGGGTACATTCCGGTGGACGCCTTCAAAGGAATACTGCGCGAGCTGGACGGCGCAGTGCCGGAAACAGAGCTTGACGATATCATTGATGAAATAGATGCCGACGGTTCTGGAACGGTCGACTTCGAGG AGTTTATGGAGGTTATGACAGGTGAATAA
- the LOC131216039 gene encoding leucine-rich repeat-containing protein 4-like, whose protein sequence is MGGHQSIKQSCYPQPGWNRNGNSCLVVLFCVTCFSVLMCLVLADIFRNVEETDSNTTTTPQLSIVPSTLLRASAEALRCRLVVDCLIECTDISVTNLSSEIDELSKTNDCRAIRLIVTSLQTPEDILLRSWLQLDVDFEVTALHLISSNINAIEPESFDSGPMFSMLILTLESLKLQHLPAGVFLGLQSLQELNLKNLPLKQIDPYVLGPMKYSLTRLVVEGSLDMIDPKNLTGTATLDRLEILSLEHNIFDAVLWKDSFINLPKITSLYLRNSHISSLGSGTFQSICNTVKQIHLTGNEMQIVQKGTFDCLKDKNVKVFLQDNPWVCDCGLQYLQEMLNGESVIFDDPICDSPVEYNGLPVREVAMCGTPVPPTTVPSEVTTSSDEITTDSSTDDPTTASETTTSTLSTTDEAPSSEEQTTTETTTEVTESETPETTDSITESTVESSSTESTSSAEESTSTISLSYSNDETETTTDPPETTTLETTTTYTTLSETLSTTEAEPTSEYTTSQDDTTPSTTIQTTTTYPTMPTASPNVELECESSAKSIMTELEVSEARSRSSRSSSSVALHVASRTKLFSISEAQEGAVEIFFDKTTYGAILWFHDTSTLSSVYSTNIEGSAHCQTVGGQKVRITNLVPDKNYIFCAFGLHETMVSPFDCLPYRLLPVYGQRPWLVEDQKIMMISIIISSILVAVLTGVLVTYCFFKSLALYNSRHSKNSVVPLESNAAKHTYMSPMPAPKKLSTPDRPNIRRSASDTSIESGRSYVSAVVPKSQFEYISWKMENCREVGRPSLEYHPTNPPPPPLPPHPSKRLKKQKSEIKINFQQQHEIYDEPAGPSYGGRTAGNSVLHQSQRSTRHRMSAAGVIH, encoded by the exons ATGGGCGGCCACCAATCGATAAAACAAAG CTGCTATCCCCAACCCGGGTGGaaccgaaatggaaacagttgcctggtggtgctgttcTGTGTGACATGCTTCTCGGTACTCATGTGTTTGGTGTTGGCCGACATCTTTAGGAACGTAGAAGAAAC CGATTCCAACACGACCACGACACCGCAGCTGTCCATAGTACCCTCGACGCTCTTGAGGGCGTCTGCCGAAGCTCTACGGTGCCGTCTGGTTGTCGACTGTTTGATAGAATGCACCGACATAAGTGTCACTAATTTGTCTTCCGAAATCGACGAGCTGTCGAAG ACAAATGACTGCCGGGCCATCCGTTTAATCGTGACTTCCTTACAAACTCCGGAAGACATTCTGCTTCGTAGCTGGTTGCAGCTGGACGTGGACTTCGAAGTGACGGCGTTACATTTAATAAGCTCCAACATAAACGCAATCGAGCCGGAATCCTTTGACAGTGGCCCTATGTTCAGTATGCTTATCCTGACTCTAGAATCGCTCAAGCTCCAGCATCTTCCAGCGGGTGTGTTTCTAGGCCTGCAAAGTTTACAAGAACTGAACCTGAAAAATCTTCCGCTAAAGCAAATCGATCCTTACGTGCTGGGACCGATGAAGTACTCGTTGACACGGTTGGTTGTCGAGGGAAGTTTGGATATGATCGACCCGAAAAATCTTACTGGCACAGCCACGCTGGACCGCCTAGAGATACTTTCGCTAGAGCATAACATTTTCGATGCAGTGTTGTGGAAGGACTCGTTCATTAACCTGCCCAAAATAACGAGTCTTTATCTACGCAACTCTCACATTTCCTCTCTCGGTAGTGGTACATTTCAGAGTATCTGCAACACCGTGAAGCAGATTCATCTGACCGGCAATGAAATGCAGATCGTTCAGAAAGGTACATTTGACTGCTTGAAGGACAAGAACGTCAAAGTGTTTCTGCAGGATAATCCTTGGGTGTGCGATTGTGGACTGCAGTATCTGCAGGAGATGCTCAATGGCGAAAGCGTTATCTTCGATGACCCGATATGTGATAGTCCGGTAGAGTACAATGGTTTACCTGTGCGGGAGGTGGCAATGTGTGGTACCCCAGTGCCACCGACAACGGTACCGTCTGAGGTGACGACTAGCAGTGACGAGATTACTACCGACTCTTCCACGGACGATCCTACGACAGCTTCCGAAACAACGACCAGCACACTATCGACAACCGACGAGGCACCTTCGTCTGAAGAACAGACCACAACGGAAACGACGACCGAAGTGACCGAATCCGAGACCCCTGAGACTACCGATTCTATAACCGAGAGCACCGTCGAATCTTCCTCCACGGAATCCACTAGTAGCGCCGAAGAGTCGACTAGCACAATATCGCTCTCGTACAGTAACGACGAAACGGAGACCACAACTGACCCACCGGAAACGACAACACtggaaacaacaaccacatACACGACTTTATCAGAAACGCTATCCACCACCGAAGCAGAGCCAACATCGGAATATACAACTTCTCAGGATGACACAACTCCCTCCACAACGATTCAAACGACAACTACGTACCCCACTATGCCAACGGCATCACCGAACGTGGAGTTGGAGTGCGAGAGTTCCGCTAAATCAATCATGACGGAACTGGAGGTTTCGGAAGCGCGCTCGCGTTCCTCCCGTTCAAGCAGCTCCGTTGCACTGCATGTCGCGAGTCGCACCAAGCTGTTTAGCATTTCCGAGGCACAGGAAGGAGCGGTGGAGATCTTCTTCGACAAAACGACATATGGCGCGATTCTCTGGTTCCACGATACCTCAACTCTGTCGTCTGTGTACTCCACCAATATCGAAGGCAGTGCGCACTGTCAAACTGTTGGCGGTCAGAAAGTACGCATCACCAATCTAGTGCCGGACAAGAACTACATATTCTGCGCCTTCGGCCTACATGAAACCATGGTGTCACCGTTTGACTGCCTTCCCTACCGATTGCTACCGGTCTATGGGCAGCGTCCGTGGCTTGTTGAGGATCAGAAAATTATGATGATTAGCATCATCATTTCGTCCATTCTCGTCGCGGTTCTGACGGGAGTCCTGGTGACGTACTGCTTTTTTAAAAGTTTGGCACTCTACAATTCGCGTC ATTCGAAAAACTCGGTTGTGCCGTTGGAGAGCAATGCCGCGAAGCATACGTACATGTCCCCGATGCCAGCCCCCAAAAAGCTGTCAACTCCAGACAG ACCAAACATTAGGCGCAGCGCGTCCGACACCAGTATCGAAAGTGGCCGAAGTTACGTGTCCGCGGTGGTGCCAAAGTCCCAGTTCGAGTACATATCCTGGAAGATGGAGAACTGTCGGGAGGTAGGCCGCCCGTCGTTGGAGTACCACCCGACTaatccgccaccgccgccacttcCACCACACCCGAGCAAGCGGCTGAAGAAGCAAAAGTCGGAGATCAAAATcaacttccagcagcagcacgagatCTACGACGAGCCGGCCGGTCCCAGCTACGGTGGGCGTACCGCCGGCAACAGTGTTTTGCATCAGTCACAACGCAGCACCCGGCACCGCATGTCCGCTGCTGGAGTGATCCACTGA